In Pseudovibrio brasiliensis, the following are encoded in one genomic region:
- the zapE gene encoding cell division protein ZapE — MLENTSNLTTVLANYEAMVARGDLEADPAQIQVAKSLDALSAEMAQRKPEEKKGLLGRLFSKGKEEQEFTKGLYVWGSVGRGKTMLMDLFFDLSPEPKKHRSHFHEFMEEVHDRVFIVRKQISAGTIKDRDPIIPIAEQIASETRLLCFDEFTVTDIADAMLLGRLFGKLFEVGVVVVCTSNVVPDELYKDGLNRNHILPFIRSLNERMNILHLDAPTDYRLEKLSGSDTYLEPLGPESLQRMEKLWGSMTYGLQCHLVELENKGRKIPVSRTCSAIAWFTFQELCCTPLGPSDYLRIAHAFNTVFLEGVPVLDKTRRNEAKRFINLIDTLYDNHVHLVIQAGAEPQDLYVASSGTEAFEFDRTASRLIEMRSEEYLMHEQNS; from the coding sequence GTGCTTGAGAATACGTCTAACCTAACAACCGTCCTTGCCAACTATGAAGCAATGGTCGCGCGGGGCGATCTGGAAGCAGACCCAGCGCAGATTCAGGTGGCAAAATCTCTCGATGCTTTGTCAGCCGAAATGGCACAGCGGAAGCCGGAAGAGAAGAAGGGCCTGCTGGGACGCTTGTTTAGCAAAGGCAAGGAAGAGCAGGAGTTCACCAAGGGGCTCTATGTCTGGGGTTCTGTTGGACGCGGCAAGACCATGCTTATGGATCTGTTCTTCGACCTAAGCCCAGAGCCTAAGAAACACCGCTCTCACTTTCACGAGTTCATGGAAGAAGTTCATGACCGCGTGTTTATCGTCCGAAAGCAGATCAGCGCTGGCACTATCAAGGATCGCGATCCAATCATCCCGATTGCTGAGCAGATTGCCAGCGAAACGCGTCTCCTTTGCTTCGATGAGTTCACTGTCACGGACATCGCTGACGCAATGCTGCTCGGACGACTGTTTGGCAAGTTGTTTGAGGTTGGTGTTGTTGTCGTGTGCACCTCAAACGTTGTGCCAGACGAGCTCTATAAAGACGGACTGAATAGAAATCATATTCTTCCATTCATCCGTTCTCTGAACGAGCGGATGAATATTCTGCACCTTGATGCCCCCACCGATTATCGCCTTGAAAAGCTCTCCGGCTCAGACACGTATCTAGAGCCACTTGGCCCGGAAAGCCTGCAGCGCATGGAGAAGCTCTGGGGCAGCATGACTTATGGCCTTCAATGCCACCTGGTTGAGCTGGAAAACAAGGGCCGGAAAATCCCGGTCAGCCGGACTTGTAGCGCGATTGCCTGGTTCACATTCCAGGAGCTCTGCTGCACCCCGCTGGGACCATCCGATTATCTGCGTATTGCACATGCTTTCAACACAGTTTTCCTCGAAGGTGTGCCTGTCCTGGACAAGACACGTCGGAATGAGGCTAAGCGATTCATTAATCTGATTGATACGCTATATGACAATCACGTCCATCTCGTGATTCAGGCAGGCGCAGAGCCGCAAGACCTCTATGTCGCCTCTTCTGGAACGGAAGCTTTTGAGTTCGATCGAACTGCTTCGCGGCTCATTGAAATGCGTTCGGAAGAGTACTTGATGCATGAGCAGAATAGCTAA
- a CDS encoding MAPEG family protein has protein sequence MSFPLWTILIAGLMPWLSVLPAKFSRKFDNANPRDPEYWKEGFRLRARSAEVNGYEAFPLFAISVLVALAYGGNPDWIERLCGLFIAMRLLFIACYWLNRATLRSLVWFVGLVCCVALFTSPAWS, from the coding sequence ATGTCTTTTCCTTTATGGACAATTTTGATTGCCGGTCTGATGCCATGGCTATCTGTTCTTCCTGCCAAATTTTCGCGCAAATTCGACAATGCCAATCCAAGAGATCCTGAGTACTGGAAAGAAGGTTTCCGCCTGCGCGCCCGTTCCGCTGAGGTCAACGGTTACGAAGCATTTCCCCTTTTCGCAATTTCAGTTCTCGTTGCCCTTGCTTATGGCGGCAACCCAGACTGGATCGAAAGATTGTGCGGCCTGTTCATCGCGATGCGTCTACTTTTCATCGCCTGCTATTGGCTCAACCGCGCGACCTTGCGCTCTCTGGTCTGGTTCGTTGGTTTGGTCTGTTGTGTTGCGCTGTTCACGTCTCCGGCGTGGTCTTAA
- the mdh gene encoding malate dehydrogenase, which translates to MARNKIALIGSGQIGGTLAHLAGLKELGDIVLFDIAEGMPQGKALDLAESSPVDGFDSGLSGTNTYEGIAGSDVVIVTAGVPRKPGMSRDDLLEINLKVMEQVGAGIKKYAPDAFVICITNPLDAMVWALQKFSGLPANKVVGMAGVLDSARFRYFLAEEFKVSVEDVTAFVLGGHGDTMVPLTRYSTVAGVPLTDLVKMGWLTAERLEEIVQRTRDGGAEIVGLLKTGSAFYAPAASAIQMAESYLKDKKRVLPCAAYLDGQYGQKDMYVGVPTVIGENGIERIIEIDLNSDEKAMFDKSVASVNGLVDACKKIQPALA; encoded by the coding sequence ATGGCGCGCAACAAGATTGCTTTGATTGGATCTGGTCAGATTGGTGGCACACTTGCACACCTCGCTGGTCTGAAAGAACTGGGTGATATCGTTCTGTTCGATATCGCTGAAGGTATGCCTCAGGGTAAGGCTTTGGACCTGGCAGAATCTTCTCCGGTTGATGGCTTTGACTCAGGTCTGTCTGGCACCAACACCTATGAAGGCATCGCAGGTTCTGATGTCGTCATCGTGACAGCAGGTGTTCCTCGTAAACCTGGCATGAGCCGTGATGATCTGCTCGAAATTAACCTGAAGGTTATGGAGCAGGTTGGCGCTGGTATTAAGAAGTACGCTCCAGACGCTTTCGTTATCTGCATCACCAACCCACTCGACGCGATGGTTTGGGCACTGCAGAAGTTCTCTGGTCTTCCAGCAAACAAAGTTGTTGGCATGGCTGGCGTACTCGATAGCGCGCGCTTCCGTTACTTCCTCGCTGAAGAATTCAAAGTATCTGTAGAAGACGTAACCGCATTCGTTCTTGGCGGTCACGGCGATACAATGGTTCCACTGACACGCTACTCTACTGTTGCTGGTGTTCCACTCACCGATCTGGTGAAAATGGGCTGGCTCACAGCTGAGCGTCTCGAAGAAATCGTTCAGCGCACCCGTGATGGTGGTGCCGAGATCGTAGGCCTGCTGAAAACTGGTTCCGCATTCTACGCACCAGCTGCTTCTGCTATCCAGATGGCAGAAAGCTACCTCAAAGACAAAAAGCGCGTTCTTCCATGTGCTGCATACCTTGATGGCCAGTACGGTCAGAAAGATATGTACGTAGGTGTGCCAACTGTGATTGGCGAAAACGGCATCGAACGTATCATTGAAATTGATCTCAATAGCGATGAAAAAGCTATGTTCGACAAGTCCGTTGCTTCTGTAAACGGTCTCGTTGACGCTTGTAAGAAAATCCAGCCTGCTCTGGCATAA
- a CDS encoding AprI/Inh family metalloprotease inhibitor, with product MNRSLTIAFVSVIALSTMACQRTTYTRSYVSPLPASPISPIEGQTLSPITPGQPGSEGQILVDGQDANANSQVVSAPPAPNVNTTGGSVGRTDLLGGWSVSSGGDNCKLFMTLTKWSGGYRANTRGCSDATLSQISAWNLNGNQVVLKDAGGGNVATLSGAGTNFSGQTANGAPINFAR from the coding sequence ATGAATCGTAGTTTGACGATTGCATTTGTTTCTGTAATTGCACTTTCCACTATGGCGTGCCAACGGACGACGTATACCCGTAGCTATGTCTCTCCGTTGCCTGCTTCCCCGATCTCACCAATCGAAGGCCAGACTCTGTCGCCGATCACACCTGGTCAGCCAGGCTCTGAAGGCCAGATCTTGGTTGATGGTCAGGACGCAAACGCTAACTCGCAGGTTGTTTCTGCACCGCCTGCTCCAAACGTAAACACAACAGGCGGCTCCGTTGGCCGGACTGACCTGTTGGGCGGTTGGAGCGTTTCCTCTGGCGGCGACAACTGTAAGCTCTTCATGACCCTCACCAAATGGAGTGGCGGCTACCGCGCAAATACCCGCGGCTGTAGCGATGCGACGCTCTCTCAGATCTCCGCTTGGAATCTGAATGGCAATCAGGTTGTCCTGAAAGATGCTGGTGGTGGAAATGTAGCGACCCTTTCTGGTGCTGGAACCAACTTCTCCGGCCAGACAGCAAACGGTGCCCCAATCAACTTCGCCCGCTAA
- a CDS encoding low molecular weight phosphatase family protein, with amino-acid sequence MTKANVLFVCVDNSFLSLAAEAYLNHTSMGELRAFSAGPLPREEIVSLTQKVLFTNGMDESGLHPKPWTIFSLPHAPQPDYIISLQTSVLLDKQPMWPGQPVKMNWDICLDENMPRNIKEATDAFRKIKESIDLAISSKVFSSDSLNWRAAC; translated from the coding sequence ATGACCAAGGCAAATGTACTGTTTGTATGCGTAGATAACTCGTTTCTGAGTCTAGCGGCTGAGGCCTATCTGAATCACACATCCATGGGTGAGTTGCGCGCCTTCTCTGCAGGTCCCTTACCCCGAGAGGAGATTGTTTCATTAACGCAGAAGGTCCTTTTCACCAATGGAATGGACGAGAGTGGCCTTCATCCCAAGCCGTGGACCATTTTTTCGCTGCCGCACGCACCCCAGCCCGATTACATAATAAGCCTTCAGACAAGCGTGCTTCTTGACAAGCAACCAATGTGGCCAGGGCAACCTGTGAAGATGAACTGGGACATCTGTCTAGATGAAAACATGCCGCGGAACATAAAAGAGGCCACAGATGCATTCCGCAAAATTAAAGAATCTATAGATCTCGCAATCTCATCTAAGGTATTTTCTAGTGATTCTCTGAATTGGCGTGCCGCTTGTTAA
- a CDS encoding DNA polymerase beta superfamily protein has protein sequence MGAPSQVGSESSSVFFELEKNFRDLENERNLRVLHAGDLSHLYLNKKSEDYYANCRFIYIRSIEHYLSLFPAEDTLEVDVNTPANVSGWDLKKTLIALLKGNPEPLDWVQLKDPYAGHIEFPKSLVSFALEYCDPVRFALYHYNRLERQKHRFDGVSLTEIVPERLYDLIRSSLVLRWYNQNRYQGVPPSRLMEIAEATFIRPVLRGEIEELVERSEAGMIKDVVRPAGAINDLILSELEAGPALLARRRRAFTQETASQADRFFLKWAVVPKN, from the coding sequence GTGGGTGCACCTTCACAGGTTGGTTCGGAAAGCTCTTCTGTATTTTTTGAGCTTGAAAAGAACTTTCGTGATTTAGAAAACGAGAGAAATCTGCGTGTTCTGCACGCGGGTGATCTTTCGCACCTGTACCTCAACAAGAAGTCCGAGGACTACTACGCCAATTGCCGGTTCATCTACATTCGGTCAATTGAGCACTACCTCTCCCTTTTTCCTGCTGAAGACACGCTGGAAGTTGACGTAAACACACCAGCAAACGTGTCTGGATGGGATCTGAAGAAGACACTGATCGCTTTGCTCAAGGGTAATCCTGAGCCACTGGATTGGGTTCAGTTGAAAGATCCATATGCTGGGCATATAGAGTTCCCGAAATCCTTGGTTTCCTTTGCTCTTGAGTACTGCGACCCTGTACGCTTCGCTCTCTACCACTACAATAGGCTGGAGCGCCAAAAACACAGGTTCGATGGTGTCTCTCTGACAGAGATCGTACCTGAACGGCTTTATGATCTCATCCGTTCCTCGCTAGTCCTGCGCTGGTACAACCAGAATCGCTATCAAGGCGTTCCGCCTTCACGGCTGATGGAAATCGCGGAAGCAACCTTCATCCGTCCAGTCCTTCGTGGCGAAATCGAAGAGCTGGTTGAGCGCAGTGAAGCTGGAATGATCAAGGACGTTGTTCGCCCAGCAGGCGCAATTAATGACCTTATCCTGTCAGAGCTGGAAGCTGGGCCTGCCTTGTTGGCTCGCCGCCGCCGCGCGTTCACACAGGAAACAGCGTCTCAGGCAGACAGATTCTTCCTGAAGTGGGCAGTCGTCCCTAAAAACTAA